The Hyalangium gracile genome contains a region encoding:
- a CDS encoding DUF5953 family protein produces the protein MTARKRLILITHGPALVDDGGRALAVVQGMERALPGLRLEWRVTEGRQLAAVPQRDEWLAGATRDGEFPFLCNGDESYPVTISGLQKPAGLSPGGQPLFEVHAKLPLDAAGIAAAANALEAVAEGARAYWGHASPEGYGSEVSGQMRRSAHGPERSPRGLPMLNLSRHIPSPEIPHYLGWLNYWSAAAAKAIGFPDPARDAELLTRARRTASGGWSVQLTDAPLDYDNPAHLDALLRAYERFPAIGGRAAQ, from the coding sequence ATGACCGCTCGAAAGCGGCTCATTCTCATCACTCATGGGCCTGCGCTCGTGGATGACGGAGGTCGCGCACTCGCTGTTGTCCAGGGAATGGAGCGGGCGCTCCCCGGCTTGCGCCTGGAGTGGAGAGTTACCGAGGGGCGACAGCTTGCCGCGGTGCCACAACGCGACGAATGGCTCGCTGGAGCAACCAGGGACGGCGAGTTCCCTTTCCTGTGCAACGGGGACGAGAGTTACCCGGTGACGATCTCTGGTCTGCAAAAACCGGCAGGCCTCAGCCCGGGCGGCCAGCCCCTGTTTGAAGTGCATGCAAAGCTGCCACTGGACGCAGCAGGGATCGCTGCTGCGGCGAATGCTCTGGAGGCCGTGGCGGAGGGCGCACGCGCGTACTGGGGGCATGCGTCACCGGAGGGCTATGGTTCAGAGGTTTCAGGGCAGATGCGCCGCTCTGCTCATGGGCCGGAGCGTTCACCCCGTGGGCTTCCCATGCTCAATTTGTCACGGCATATCCCTTCACCTGAGATTCCGCACTACCTCGGGTGGCTGAACTACTGGTCTGCCGCTGCCGCGAAGGCCATCGGATTCCCGGATCCTGCTCGGGATGCGGAGTTACTCACACGAGCGCGGCGCACGGCATCGGGCGGGTGGAGCGTGCAGCTCACGGATGCGCCGCTCGATTACGACAACCCCGCCCACCTGGACGCGCTCCTGCGGGCCTACGAGCGCTTCCCGGCGATCGGCGGGCGCGCGGCACAGTGA
- a CDS encoding serine/threonine protein kinase, whose translation MSGLGTYGAVYRAEQVGTEAQGPVALKLGMYAEDPRFEREAELLSRLHHPSVPRLLDEGHWRQPMGSVYPYLVMDWVEGEPLYGWARRHAASSRQVARLLAQLAGALAAVHAVGVHRDVKGDNVLVRLADQRALLMDFGSGHYPDARPLTPPPFPPGTPAYRSPEAWRFSLQPRQFPPVAYAPGPADDVFALGVTAYRLVTREYLPPAEPRQDEAGRWDLEEAEYRPPLELNPRVEPRLSALILRMLSLAPEARGTARELAEALEEVVERVGPKADQPLFTEDAQSPSDERHEETPFAALLGHALRLKLLGNKARLRPTKRRRRSRIRAPGSRGAHRHDSPERVESGEWTSRLRPLLVAIPLVLTVLLCIRWGETPRRLEEPVVAQLEESPHQSDAGSAGIGDTTTVTPGGSLPIPLSGHLIALDLPQKPLPGQIRSDGDGRCPQRIHVAINGGCWLDVNTDLDTCRDEGYVYKGRCYVPVFPTQRRPTSDP comes from the coding sequence ATGTCGGGGCTGGGGACCTACGGGGCCGTCTATCGCGCCGAGCAGGTGGGCACGGAGGCACAAGGCCCGGTGGCGCTCAAGCTGGGCATGTACGCCGAGGATCCCCGCTTCGAGCGCGAGGCGGAGCTGCTCTCCCGCCTCCACCATCCGAGCGTGCCGCGGCTTCTGGACGAGGGGCACTGGCGGCAGCCGATGGGGAGCGTGTACCCCTACCTCGTCATGGATTGGGTGGAGGGCGAGCCCCTGTACGGCTGGGCACGCCGGCACGCTGCCTCCTCGCGCCAGGTGGCTCGGCTCCTGGCACAGCTTGCGGGGGCGCTCGCCGCCGTCCACGCGGTGGGCGTGCACCGAGACGTCAAGGGAGACAACGTGCTGGTGCGGCTCGCGGACCAGCGCGCCCTGCTCATGGACTTTGGCTCGGGACACTACCCGGACGCTCGTCCGCTGACGCCGCCTCCATTTCCTCCCGGGACACCGGCGTACCGCTCACCGGAGGCGTGGCGGTTCTCCCTGCAGCCTCGTCAGTTCCCTCCGGTGGCCTACGCTCCCGGGCCGGCGGATGACGTGTTCGCGCTGGGGGTCACGGCCTACCGGCTCGTCACCCGCGAGTACCTTCCACCCGCGGAGCCGAGACAGGACGAGGCGGGCAGGTGGGACCTGGAGGAAGCGGAGTATCGTCCTCCGCTGGAGCTCAATCCACGTGTGGAGCCGCGGCTCAGCGCGCTGATCCTCCGCATGCTCTCCCTGGCTCCCGAGGCGCGGGGCACGGCGCGAGAGCTGGCCGAGGCCCTCGAAGAGGTCGTGGAGCGCGTGGGTCCGAAGGCGGATCAGCCTCTCTTCACCGAGGATGCGCAGTCGCCCTCCGATGAGCGTCACGAGGAGACACCCTTCGCGGCGCTGTTGGGCCATGCTCTGCGTTTGAAGCTCCTGGGCAACAAGGCGCGGCTGCGACCCACGAAGCGGCGACGGAGGAGTCGCATCCGAGCACCGGGAAGCCGAGGTGCTCACCGCCACGACAGTCCCGAGCGCGTCGAGTCCGGAGAGTGGACCTCTCGGCTGCGACCCTTGCTGGTAGCGATCCCTCTAGTGCTGACGGTGCTGCTGTGCATCCGCTGGGGCGAGACTCCTCGCCGGCTGGAGGAGCCTGTCGTGGCGCAGCTCGAAGAGAGCCCTCATCAGAGCGACGCGGGCTCCGCTGGCATCGGAGACACCACGACCGTGACACCCGGGGGGAGCCTCCCTATCCCCCTCAGCGGACATTTGATCGCCTTGGATCTCCCCCAAAAACCATTGCCAGGGCAGATCCGATCCGACGGGGACGGTCGCTGCCCTCAAAGGATCCATGTCGCGATAAATGGAGGGTGCTGGTTGGACGTGAACACAGATCTCGATACCTGCCGCGATGAGGGTTACGTGTACAAAGGCAGGTGCTACGTCCCTGTGTTCCCAACCCAGCGCCGGCCGACCTCGGATCCTTAG
- a CDS encoding ATP-binding protein, which translates to MAKSRVGTILLVGDDLASLEALEQGLVPLGQRLVKAAPSEEALQPLRPRELAAVLLRVRALGSEGLEQARLIQRRMRGAYPPLLILSDAALEFAQVRQAHALGAVDVIAPPLDTDILRTKLSVFVSLHAARMRAEERLLFQDTILHSVQDSIIVTDFSGHIVHWSQGAEALFGYSAEEMLGQTPAMLYPDQDISILAKDLARITDGQDYVGEWRGRRKDGTDIWVDITTRQMHDDSGQAIGFIGVSKNITARKKAEQKLRLLADASRLLVESTDELEGLLQQVALFATESFAELCVVDLLREDGSLSRVAVAHRDALQAPLLRKGLRVPPRRDAQSPVHRVLDSGKAALFTREQLSQAAEHLLPLEALTVHGVILAPLHGQDRKLGLMLLGVCSPRQRFDEDAPGMAEELARRVAGAMETRRLFHEAQQAVLRAEKEKRTAETFSRLGLAFASELDRDKLVQRVTDEATGLTGASFGAFFHNFTNDKGESYLLYTLSGAPREAFERFPMPRKTRIFRPTFEGTATVRLDDVTQSPDYGANPPYQGMPEGHLPVRSYLAVPVKSRSGVVLGGLFFGHPEPGRFRREHEQLVEGLAAQAAVALDNSLLYRQAQLAISLRDEFLQVAAHELRTPTTSLKLHVQSLLRAASGMGPSVTPEKLRSRLEEVERVVGKLGVLINELLDISRITAGSLHVTWEEVDLASVVREVALRFEAQAAQAHSPLHIDAEGPIIGRWDRLRLEQVVTNLLSNAIKYGAGGRVFLGAGVDSTHARLTVRDEGIGIAPEALSRIFGRFERAVSERHYGGLGLGLYITRQIVEALGGTVRVESTQGQGATFTVELPLASPDAGP; encoded by the coding sequence GTGGCAAAGTCGAGGGTAGGCACCATCCTCCTGGTGGGGGACGACCTGGCCAGCCTCGAGGCGCTCGAGCAGGGCCTCGTGCCCCTGGGCCAGCGACTGGTGAAGGCGGCTCCCAGCGAGGAGGCGCTCCAGCCACTGCGCCCTCGGGAGCTCGCCGCCGTGCTCCTGCGCGTGCGAGCGCTGGGCTCGGAGGGCCTCGAGCAGGCGCGGCTCATCCAGCGGCGCATGCGCGGCGCCTACCCTCCCCTGCTCATCCTCAGCGACGCGGCCCTGGAGTTCGCGCAGGTCCGCCAGGCCCATGCCCTGGGCGCGGTGGACGTCATCGCCCCACCGCTCGACACGGACATCCTCCGCACCAAGCTGTCCGTCTTCGTGAGCCTGCATGCGGCCCGCATGCGCGCCGAGGAGCGGCTCCTCTTCCAGGACACCATCCTGCACAGCGTGCAGGACAGCATCATCGTCACGGACTTCTCCGGCCACATCGTGCACTGGAGCCAGGGCGCGGAGGCGCTCTTCGGGTACTCGGCCGAGGAGATGCTGGGCCAGACACCGGCCATGCTCTACCCGGACCAGGACATCTCGATCCTGGCGAAGGACCTGGCCCGCATCACCGACGGCCAGGACTACGTCGGCGAGTGGCGGGGACGCCGCAAGGATGGCACCGACATCTGGGTGGACATCACCACGCGCCAGATGCACGACGACAGCGGCCAGGCGATCGGCTTCATCGGGGTGAGCAAGAACATCACCGCGCGCAAGAAGGCCGAGCAGAAGCTGCGCTTGCTGGCGGACGCGAGCCGCCTGCTCGTGGAGAGCACGGACGAGCTCGAGGGGCTCCTCCAGCAGGTGGCCCTGTTCGCCACGGAGTCCTTCGCGGAGCTCTGCGTGGTGGACCTGCTGCGGGAGGACGGCTCGCTGAGCCGGGTGGCGGTGGCTCACCGGGATGCGCTGCAGGCCCCGCTGCTCCGGAAGGGCCTGCGCGTTCCGCCCCGACGCGACGCCCAGAGCCCCGTGCACCGCGTGCTGGACAGCGGCAAGGCGGCCCTCTTCACGCGAGAGCAGCTCTCCCAGGCCGCCGAGCACCTGCTGCCGCTCGAGGCGCTCACCGTGCACGGCGTCATCCTGGCGCCGCTCCACGGCCAGGACCGGAAGCTGGGCCTCATGCTCCTGGGCGTCTGCTCGCCCCGCCAGCGCTTCGACGAGGACGCGCCAGGCATGGCCGAGGAGCTGGCCCGGCGCGTGGCGGGCGCCATGGAGACGCGCCGGCTCTTCCACGAGGCGCAGCAGGCCGTGCTGCGCGCGGAGAAGGAGAAGCGCACGGCGGAGACGTTCTCCCGGCTGGGCCTGGCGTTCGCCTCGGAGCTGGACCGGGACAAGCTCGTCCAGCGCGTGACGGACGAGGCGACCGGGCTGACGGGCGCGTCCTTCGGGGCCTTCTTCCACAACTTCACCAACGACAAGGGCGAGTCCTACCTGCTGTACACGCTGTCGGGAGCGCCCCGCGAGGCGTTCGAGCGGTTCCCCATGCCGCGCAAGACGCGCATCTTCCGCCCCACGTTCGAGGGCACGGCGACGGTGCGGCTGGACGATGTGACTCAGTCTCCGGACTACGGCGCCAATCCGCCCTATCAAGGGATGCCGGAGGGGCACCTGCCGGTGAGGAGCTATCTGGCCGTGCCGGTGAAGAGCCGCTCCGGAGTGGTGCTGGGGGGACTGTTCTTCGGGCACCCGGAGCCGGGGCGCTTCCGGCGGGAGCACGAGCAGCTGGTGGAGGGGCTGGCGGCACAGGCCGCCGTGGCGTTGGACAACTCGCTGCTGTACCGGCAGGCCCAGCTGGCGATCAGCCTGCGAGACGAGTTCCTGCAGGTGGCGGCCCACGAGCTGCGCACCCCGACCACCTCGCTCAAGCTGCACGTGCAGTCGCTGCTGCGCGCGGCGAGCGGGATGGGGCCGAGCGTGACGCCCGAGAAGCTCCGCTCGCGGCTGGAGGAGGTGGAGCGGGTCGTCGGGAAGCTGGGGGTGCTCATCAACGAGCTGCTGGACATCTCGCGCATCACTGCGGGGAGCCTGCACGTGACGTGGGAGGAGGTGGACCTGGCCTCGGTGGTGCGCGAGGTGGCGCTCCGGTTCGAGGCGCAGGCGGCCCAGGCCCACTCGCCGCTCCACATCGACGCGGAGGGCCCGATCATCGGCCGCTGGGATCGGCTCCGGCTGGAGCAGGTCGTCACCAACCTGCTGAGCAACGCCATCAAGTACGGGGCGGGAGGGCGCGTGTTCCTGGGGGCGGGCGTGGACAGCACGCATGCGCGGCTGACGGTGAGGGACGAGGGCATCGGCATCGCGCCCGAGGCGCTGTCTCGCATCTTCGGGCGCTTCGAGCGCGCCGTGTCCGAGCGGCACTACGGCGGGCTGGGGCTGGGGCTCTACATCACCCGGCAGATAGTCGAGGCGCTCGGCGGCACCGTCCGGGTGGAGAGCACACAGGGCCAGGGGGCGACGTTCACGGTCGAGCTGCCCCTGGCGTCTCCCGACGCCGGCCCGTGA
- a CDS encoding BMP family ABC transporter substrate-binding protein, whose translation MKTQVLWLALLALALAGPARAADSKLKACFIYVGPVGDIGWSYAHDEARKLTEKALPGLTTQYVEAVPEGQALPVIDRLVKGGCNVVFTTSFGFMDQTLEAAKKYPQVVFAHTSGFKRAPNMATFMADFYQVYYLNGLMAGALTTSGKVGYVAAFPIPELKRHISAFALGVRAVKPNATVNVKWINAWVSPVKAREAAEALIAEGNDVLAFTEDTATVVQVAGRRKVPSFAHYSPMHRFAPDFVVSGQLVHWEKIYIDFLSKVRDGTYAPGKLRDVDYWWLLREGAVEMGGQPGMPINPKYVEALKKAQMTVGGKQVSVYDRVMELLKDMSSSKPTFDPFTGPLQDRHGVTRLPADKTMTVQELNQMQWVVPGVVGPVADEPR comes from the coding sequence ATGAAGACACAGGTGTTGTGGCTGGCACTGCTGGCGCTGGCCCTTGCGGGCCCGGCGCGGGCCGCGGACTCGAAGCTCAAGGCGTGCTTCATCTACGTGGGGCCGGTGGGAGACATCGGCTGGAGCTACGCCCACGACGAGGCACGCAAGCTCACCGAGAAGGCGCTGCCCGGGCTGACGACGCAGTACGTGGAGGCCGTGCCCGAGGGCCAGGCGCTGCCCGTCATCGACCGGCTGGTGAAGGGCGGCTGCAACGTCGTCTTCACCACCAGCTTCGGCTTCATGGATCAGACGCTGGAGGCGGCGAAGAAGTATCCCCAGGTGGTGTTCGCCCACACCTCGGGCTTCAAGCGGGCGCCGAACATGGCCACCTTCATGGCCGACTTCTATCAAGTCTACTACCTCAACGGCCTGATGGCCGGAGCGCTCACCACCTCGGGCAAGGTGGGCTACGTGGCGGCCTTCCCCATCCCCGAGCTCAAGCGCCACATCTCGGCGTTCGCGCTGGGCGTGCGGGCGGTGAAGCCCAACGCCACGGTGAACGTGAAGTGGATCAACGCCTGGGTCAGCCCGGTGAAGGCGCGCGAGGCGGCCGAGGCGCTCATCGCCGAGGGCAATGACGTGCTCGCCTTCACCGAGGACACGGCCACGGTGGTGCAGGTGGCGGGCCGCCGGAAGGTGCCCAGCTTCGCGCACTACTCGCCCATGCACCGCTTCGCGCCGGACTTCGTGGTGTCCGGACAGCTGGTGCACTGGGAGAAGATCTACATCGACTTCCTGAGCAAGGTGCGCGACGGCACCTACGCTCCGGGCAAGCTGCGGGACGTGGACTACTGGTGGCTGCTGCGCGAGGGCGCGGTGGAGATGGGCGGCCAGCCCGGCATGCCCATCAACCCCAAGTACGTCGAGGCGCTGAAGAAGGCGCAGATGACGGTGGGGGGCAAGCAGGTGTCCGTGTACGACCGGGTGATGGAGCTGCTCAAGGACATGTCCTCGAGCAAGCCCACGTTCGATCCGTTCACCGGGCCGCTGCAGGATCGCCACGGCGTGACGCGCCTGCCCGCGGACAAGACGATGACGGTGCAGGAGCTCAACCAGATGCAGTGGGTGGTTCCTGGCGTGGTGGGCCCGGTCGCCGACGAGCCCAGGTAG
- a CDS encoding ABC transporter permease — protein MIEELLQALARALSFGTPLLLATLGVLVNERAGVVNLGVEGMMAVGALAAFGVASEAESLSLAVGLAMAVGALAALLHGFVTLTLRANAYVSGLALAMLGLGVAGLLGKRYEGAILFEPAPELPFTVAAGVLAVLLWAFLHATRPGLVLRSVGENPAAADVLGVNVVAVRYGAVAFGGALAGLAGAFLSLAYRPAWTDGMTAGLGWIAVALVIFVGWSPLRAVLGSVFFGLLYYLQFRLQDQSHIPTELFAAMPYLLVIVVLALAGLRRTQGSAPAALGRPYHRGER, from the coding sequence ATGATCGAGGAGCTCCTCCAGGCGCTGGCGCGCGCCCTCTCCTTCGGGACGCCGCTGCTGCTGGCCACGCTGGGCGTGCTCGTCAACGAGCGCGCCGGGGTGGTGAACCTGGGCGTGGAGGGGATGATGGCCGTGGGGGCGCTGGCCGCCTTCGGGGTGGCCTCGGAGGCCGAGTCGCTGAGCCTGGCGGTGGGCCTGGCCATGGCGGTGGGAGCGCTGGCCGCGCTGCTGCACGGCTTCGTCACCCTCACCCTGCGCGCCAACGCCTACGTGTCCGGGCTGGCCCTGGCGATGCTGGGCCTGGGCGTGGCGGGGCTGCTGGGCAAGCGCTACGAGGGCGCCATCCTCTTCGAGCCCGCTCCCGAGCTGCCCTTCACCGTGGCGGCCGGCGTGCTGGCCGTGCTGCTCTGGGCCTTCCTGCACGCCACCCGGCCGGGGCTGGTGCTGCGCTCGGTGGGAGAGAACCCGGCGGCGGCGGACGTGCTGGGCGTGAACGTGGTGGCGGTGCGCTACGGGGCGGTGGCCTTCGGCGGGGCGCTCGCCGGGCTGGCCGGGGCCTTCCTGTCCCTGGCCTACCGCCCCGCGTGGACGGATGGGATGACGGCGGGGCTGGGGTGGATCGCCGTGGCCCTGGTCATCTTCGTCGGCTGGAGCCCGCTGCGCGCGGTGCTCGGCTCGGTGTTCTTCGGACTTCTGTACTACCTGCAGTTCCGGCTGCAGGATCAGAGTCACATCCCCACCGAGCTGTTCGCCGCCATGCCCTATCTGCTGGTCATCGTGGTACTGGCCCTGGCGGGACTGCGCCGCACCCAGGGCTCGGCTCCCGCGGCGCTGGGCAGGCCCTACCACCGGGGCGAGCGATGA
- a CDS encoding ABC transporter permease, producing the protein MIRLEQDPLPRRAKVLGVYLGVLALAFTLAGAVFAAYGVGPLEAYGTLLEGTLADGQGLAEVLRRTIPLLLIGSGLTLAFRVSFFNIGAEGQLLLGAAAGSAVALFVPSSALSLPLMFLAGAVAGGLWTLPAAWLRARVDVNEILTTLMLNAVAGSLVLYLVSGPWRGEQVQGYTYTDEFPAPAWLPLLGDSLVHWPTLALGAVLAVALQVLLTRTPLGYELRVVGASPRAARYVGMPIPRVVLLTGLLSGGAAGLAGVGEVAGIHHRLLDPSQLSLGYGFTAIIVAWLARGHPALVLLTAPLMGVILAGGDLLKISLNMPFRVIDVFSGLMLLCLIAGESLARYRVRWSP; encoded by the coding sequence ATGATCCGCCTCGAGCAGGATCCGCTGCCGCGTCGGGCCAAGGTGCTCGGGGTGTACCTGGGAGTGCTGGCGCTCGCCTTCACGCTGGCGGGCGCAGTGTTCGCCGCCTACGGCGTGGGCCCGCTGGAGGCCTACGGCACGCTGCTGGAGGGCACGCTGGCCGATGGCCAGGGCCTGGCCGAGGTGCTGCGCCGCACCATCCCGCTGCTGCTCATCGGCAGCGGGCTGACGCTGGCCTTCCGGGTGAGCTTCTTCAACATCGGCGCGGAGGGACAGCTCCTGCTGGGCGCGGCGGCGGGCAGCGCCGTCGCCCTCTTTGTGCCCTCGAGCGCCCTGAGCCTGCCCCTGATGTTCCTGGCGGGCGCGGTGGCGGGCGGACTGTGGACGCTGCCGGCCGCGTGGCTGCGGGCGCGCGTGGACGTGAACGAGATCCTCACCACGCTGATGCTGAACGCGGTGGCGGGCTCCCTCGTCCTCTACCTGGTCAGCGGCCCGTGGCGAGGCGAGCAGGTGCAGGGCTACACCTATACCGACGAGTTCCCCGCGCCGGCCTGGCTGCCGCTGCTGGGGGACTCGCTGGTGCACTGGCCCACGCTGGCGCTGGGCGCGGTGCTGGCGGTGGCGCTCCAGGTGCTGCTCACGCGGACGCCGCTGGGCTACGAGCTGCGCGTGGTGGGCGCCAGCCCCCGTGCCGCGCGCTACGTCGGCATGCCCATTCCCCGGGTGGTGCTGCTCACCGGGCTGCTGTCGGGCGGAGCCGCCGGGCTGGCCGGCGTGGGCGAGGTGGCCGGCATCCACCACCGACTGCTGGACCCGTCGCAGCTCTCCCTGGGCTACGGCTTCACCGCCATCATCGTGGCGTGGCTGGCCCGAGGCCACCCGGCCCTGGTGCTGCTCACCGCGCCCCTGATGGGCGTCATCCTCGCGGGAGGAGACCTGCTGAAGATCAGCCTCAACATGCCCTTCCGGGTCATCGACGTCTTCAGCGGGCTCATGCTGCTGTGCCTCATCGCCGGCGAGTCCCTGGCGCGCTACCGGGTGAGGTGGTCGCCATGA
- a CDS encoding ABC transporter ATP-binding protein, whose amino-acid sequence METSPPLLRLSAITRRFPGVVANDRVSVDFHAGEVHALLGENGAGKTTLMNILYGLYAPDSGEILLEGRLVRIGSPAQALRLGIALVPQHPLLVERHTVAENLALGLRGGFLLTRRRLLATLRERLADHPLRVDLEARVENLSAGEKQRLEILRALLRGARVLILDEPTSVLTPQEVAPLFEQLARLKAQGMAILFISHKLDEVLAHADRVTVLRSGRKVGELPAREATREQLVKLMLGREAVPRPRLAPPQPGVRLEVKELEVRSDRGLPAVRKVRFSVAPGEILGIAGVAGSGQRELVEALTGLRPFGGEVLLEGQPLDERSPARLFARGVAHVPEERPAGTVPSMSVAENLALRTFRTELRRGPWLDRQRLERKATELIQTYQIATPSPAAPLRLLSGGNIQRAVLARELAGSPRLLIAVHPTYGVDVGATEQVHRLLIQRAQEGMSVLLVTEDLDELFALSHRVAALYQGELRGPWPAGEVDLERLGRMMTQAAEGAG is encoded by the coding sequence ATGGAGACGTCCCCTCCGCTCCTCAGGCTGTCCGCCATCACCCGGCGCTTCCCCGGCGTCGTCGCCAATGATCGGGTGAGCGTGGACTTCCACGCCGGCGAGGTGCACGCCCTGCTCGGCGAGAACGGGGCGGGCAAGACGACGCTGATGAACATCCTCTATGGCCTGTACGCGCCGGACTCGGGGGAGATCCTCCTCGAGGGACGTTTGGTGCGCATCGGCTCGCCCGCGCAGGCGCTGAGGCTGGGCATCGCCCTGGTGCCCCAGCACCCGCTGCTCGTGGAGCGGCACACCGTGGCGGAGAACCTGGCGCTCGGGCTGCGCGGCGGCTTCCTGCTGACGCGACGCCGGCTGCTGGCAACGCTCCGGGAGCGGCTGGCGGACCACCCGCTGAGGGTGGACCTCGAGGCCCGGGTGGAGAACCTCTCCGCGGGAGAGAAGCAGCGGCTGGAGATCCTCCGCGCGCTCCTGCGGGGCGCTCGTGTCCTCATCCTCGACGAGCCCACCAGCGTGCTCACGCCCCAGGAGGTGGCGCCGCTCTTCGAGCAGCTCGCCCGGCTCAAGGCCCAGGGTATGGCCATCCTGTTCATCAGCCACAAGCTCGATGAGGTGCTCGCGCATGCCGACCGCGTCACCGTGCTGCGCTCGGGCCGAAAGGTCGGCGAGCTGCCAGCGCGCGAGGCCACCCGCGAGCAGCTGGTGAAGCTGATGCTGGGGCGTGAGGCCGTGCCTCGGCCGCGGCTCGCTCCGCCTCAGCCGGGCGTGCGGCTGGAGGTGAAAGAGCTGGAGGTGCGCTCGGATCGCGGGCTGCCCGCGGTGCGCAAGGTGCGCTTCAGCGTGGCGCCCGGAGAGATCCTGGGCATCGCGGGCGTGGCGGGCAGTGGGCAGCGCGAGCTGGTGGAGGCGCTCACGGGCCTGCGCCCCTTCGGTGGGGAGGTGCTGCTGGAGGGACAGCCCCTGGACGAGCGCTCGCCGGCCCGGCTCTTCGCCCGAGGCGTGGCCCACGTCCCCGAGGAGCGGCCCGCGGGCACCGTACCCTCCATGAGCGTGGCGGAGAACCTGGCCCTGCGCACCTTCCGCACGGAGCTGCGACGCGGGCCCTGGCTGGATCGCCAGCGCCTGGAGCGAAAGGCCACCGAGCTCATCCAGACCTATCAGATCGCCACTCCGAGCCCGGCTGCGCCGCTGCGCCTGCTCTCCGGCGGCAACATCCAGCGCGCGGTGCTCGCGCGGGAGCTGGCGGGCTCGCCTCGGCTGCTGATCGCGGTGCACCCCACGTACGGCGTGGACGTGGGCGCCACCGAGCAGGTGCACCGGCTCCTCATCCAGCGGGCCCAGGAGGGCATGTCGGTGCTGCTGGTGACGGAGGACCTGGACGAGCTGTTCGCCCTCTCGCACCGGGTGGCCGCGCTCTACCAGGGAGAGCTGCGCGGCCCCTGGCCCGCCGGAGAGGTGGACCTGGAGCGGCTCGGGAGGATGATGACGCAGGCGGCGGAGGGAGCGGGATGA